One Paroedura picta isolate Pp20150507F chromosome 3, Ppicta_v3.0, whole genome shotgun sequence genomic window carries:
- the LOC143832500 gene encoding uncharacterized protein LOC143832500: protein MIRCTLHLPPPFCSATSESNMESSSQASSVPATGRGPTWRDAEIRDLIGIFSEEKIQDAFQSSHRNREVFEQVAIKMRALGHNRTGLECRSKTKTMRAEYMRAVNHNKGSGNEKVTCPYFEEQRQLYGDGEGSGRPKRVGRSLKVVRKPAAPVEEPPAEEDPGEGTSSSFRPPPPVQQRAAESVTLDLIAIAPGEQEEAPEQTPLASETQLPGTGPLESPAAPDVDSDSGASTNIDFIPGTQEEEQPGVLGPPARRRRIQIQDEVLSDEEEEPPLPPGSPPPRGALPAEERLTRERGRLRRVSVLTSVGERLLEHCYEESRRAAAADQAMLTLIAQEGRKLRAVLRETNQILREGVEEVRLIRRLMERAVAVMERAYPPQIAPPPPPTPTPPLPAPTPPTPSQNASTQTRRRTILGKRKIKPADKYSPS from the exons atgatccgttgcaccctgcacctcccaccaccattttgctcagctactagcgaaagcaacatggaatcgtcttctcaagcctcgtccgtccctgcaaccggccgtggccctacttggagggacgcggagatcagggacctgatcgggattttctcggaggagaaaatccaggacgcgttccagtcctcccacaggaatagggaggtttttgaacaagtggctattaagatgcgcgccctgggccacaacaggaccggccttgaatgccggtcgaagaccaagacaatgagggcagagtacatgcgtgccgtgaaccataataagggttccggcaacgaaaaggttacctgcccctacttcgaggagcagcgccagctgtacggggacggggaaggatccggcaggccgaagcgcgtcggccggagccttaaggtggttcggaagccggctgccccggtcgaggaaccacccgctgaggaggatcccggcgagggaacctcgtccagctttcgccctccaccccccgtccagcaacgagccgcggaatcggtaacgctggacctgatcgccatcgctcctggggagcaagaggaggctcctgagcaaacgccccttgcctccg agacacagttgccagggacggggcccctagagtctccagcagcacctgacgtggatagtgattcgggggcatcaactaacattg atttcatacccggaacacaggaggaggaacagcctggggtgcttggacctcctgcccggcgcaggcggatacagattcaagatg aggttctttcagatgaggaggaggaaccacccctgcctccaggcagcccaccacctagaggtgcgctcccagcagaggagaggcttacgagggaacgcggcaggctgaggcgcgtctcagtcttgacaagcgtgggagagaggctccttgagcactgctatgaggagtcacggcgtgccgcggccgctgaccaagccatgctcacactcattgcccaggaggggagaaaattgagggcagtccttagagagacaaaccaaatcctacgcgaaggcgtggaggaggtgcgactgataaggagactcatggagagggcagtagcggtcatggaaagggcctaccctccacaaatcgcccccccaccaccacccacaccaacaccaccacttccagcacccaccccaccaactccctctcagaatgcctccacccaaacaagaaggaggactattctcggaaagagaaaaattaaaccagcagacaagtactccccctcctag